Below is a genomic region from Medicago truncatula cultivar Jemalong A17 chromosome 3, MtrunA17r5.0-ANR, whole genome shotgun sequence.
ACGGATACGGCTAAGAGCATATTGAACCCTCCAAAGCTCGCGCTTGCAGCGAAGACCGTACTCTCCGACGAGCTTCAACTCAGCATCCAAACGTTCCTTCTCATATGGACGACGTGGCTTCTTGAAAGTTTTGCCATAGTTACGGTAAAACGCAACGTGAACCATGTTTGCTCACCGCCGGTATGCCTCCGCCCCTAATAGGTTTTTGATGAagtgaaagaagaagaatatgGTAAAATGTGCATTTTATGGttttcaaaaccctaatttattGTGGGTTGGGCTTTACATTTTAACAAACCCcggtttttatattttcaaatcgTATACTATTAGCACCCCTCCCACCTTCTTGAtgattcattataaaaaaatataatgaaaaagaagaagaaaggatgggagtaatttttttggtacaaacgGAAAGAGAAGAGGAGACGTAGAAGCAAGGAGAAAAAGGGTAATAAAACAATATAGTTGatgaatgaataaaacaattgtggtattttttcatcaaaaaacaaTTGTATTTGATACATATAGTTAAACCTTCGGTTGATACTAGTTGTAATACGGGTTAATCATCAATGTTATGTTAGTGGTTTCCCATGACCATGcataagtatttaaaaaaaaattgtagactttgaaaatttaatttgaatttataatagatttaattgattaaataaattaaattaattaagcgattaaatttttaaagttaTTCAATAATTCTAAACGATGAAAGTGAAACATGTGggaatcaaataaaaatagatatcttttttgattcaaattttgtaATATCCTCATAAAATCCCGAATCAAATGGATGAAGCATATGTTTAACTCATTGTTCTACAGTAGCCACTATTGTGTGTTGACACCCCTTTCAAACTCTTGTAAACCAATCCCCCTAACCTGTCTTCAGGACTTCATGAGCACCACCTTTCATTCATATTGCACCAAAAATTTATGGAATTGTAGCTCTTGAGATCAGCATTTGAAATATGTTTGGATGAATTTGAGATCAGCATTTGAGTAATGGTTACACTTCAGTATTCAGAAATATGAAATTGCCAAATGAAAGTGCAAATGGTTGTCTATTTTAAACTGATTTAATAACTTTTGATTCAAGTGTACCATATGCAAAAGAGCAATATTTGTTGTGAACCATACTCAACTTAATAGCCTGAAAACTTCCCCAAAGCAATTACAACATTCACAAATTTACTTCAATCATAATTTATTTCAGCACTTAGATTTTCTCTTTGGTTGGGGTTCAAAAGAGCACAAGCATCCATAAATATAGCAatgaaaaaaacagaaaaaagtgGTGAATGTAAATTATCCAATATCAAGCACTGAGTTGAAGTTCAACTGGCATTTTCTTAATCAACTCAACCTCTGACAGATCATTGTCCATCGCAAATTTTCTCTCCATTTGCATTGCTAAACATCTAGAATCATTATTAACAGTCATTTAAGTTTGAAGACAACTCCTAGTCCAACAATTCCTAAACCTGCTTATAGGATTCTAATCTTCTCTATTGTTTCATGATCCAACAAACAGAAAATCCCATTACAGCAATCAAACACAGAATACACAAGTGCATATTACTAATTTGTGCAATGCATGGAAATTATCAAATACCAAAACCACATGTAGCATGCAACGTCATGACTCATTATTTATAGTGGGGAGGCTAGATGTACATGAGTTGTTAATCCCAATAGTCAACCACACAAAACATCGTGACTTCTAGCACAGGAGGGTTCTCCTCGATCAGCTCATACACACAACAGTCACCATATGATAGATCGTTCTCCCTTATGAATTGACTAAATCCCTGTGTTATTTGCATGGCTGGTGACTTTGCTTTACGCGTTGATGATCTGGCATTATGCTCTATGCCAAAAACTTTCCACTCCTCTCTATGAGAATTTAGGAGCTTTATAGGAGCATTTGGCTTCAGATATTCTGAAGCAAATATAGAAGGAACATACTGCACAATGAAGGAAAGATCAATTTCAATGACAACAAAAATAACTCAACGCTTACTTTAAACCAAAAACTATAAAGAGAAATTCTCACCGCATGTCTTCCCTTGGTGATTTTTGAACGAAAATGAGGGTTTTTCGGGTTGAATGCATTGGCAGCATCCTCTGCCCTTTTATAAGCATAATTAGACATGCTTTTGACCTTTTTCCCTGGACTCTCACTTGTTTCAACCTTGGACCTTTTCATAGGCCTAGGACACTCGGTGTTTGTTTCTCCACTAGTACTTGGAGTTTTTAATGGATAGCAAATTTCAACAGAAGTTGCATCAAATATAATAACGCTAAAATTTGAATTCCCTTCGTATCTGAAAGACAGGAAGCAACCGTATCTTAAAGAATAGTATTCTGCAAACTGTTGCCATTCCTTGTTGCAAAAGTAAACATCCTCGCCACATTTCTTCAAGTCCATTTCCCAATCACAACCATCGGGAACAGTAACTGTAGCAACATTCTCGAGTTCATTCCCAAACATTGTTATAAAGTTTTCTGGAATTCTCTGCAGTTATCATCACTTGTTTAATTGATTATAAAATAACTCATCAGTTATACTAttagaaagagagaagagaattttACAATTTCTTTGTCATAAATGGGTGAGGGAAGTATAGCTTTTTTAAAATGTATGGATTCCCTAACTTCCTTCTCCGCCTGCAATTCAATAAGTGATAAGTGTTAACGCTTCTCACATTCAGAACACCAATTCGCATTACAAACAAAGAATAATGAACTTGTATGTGGCGTGACGTGTGAGTGGTTCATGTTGCGGAAGAACACATGTACACTCTCAGACTTAGAGTATTTGAAACTAAATAATGAGAAAGAATTAATACAAGTTTTATTCACTGCTAATGCACGGCTTTTGTTACTAAATACACTTGGCCCGTGTTGTTCATTGATGGTCGCTATTAGTAACTAAAAAACCTAACAACCAACCAAACTACCTATAATATGAATTACAATACATCAGTTCAGATTTTAGAAGgaaaaagtgttaaaatgaaaatagaattgATGAACAAACGAACGTGAAACAACTTTTTACCATGTGAGACGCTGTAACTTGTATCACAACAACAGGCTTCTTCTTGATCAGCTTAAAGCGACAAATAACTCCATCTAATAACTTGTTTTCCCTAAGAAATCTACGGATTCCAATAGTTATTCGCATTGCTGGTTTTCCTGGTCTATCCAATGCACCAGAAACTTCCCACTGctttttttgagaattttggAGCATGAACGGAACATTTGGCTTCAGATGCTCCTTAGCAAATTCACCAGGAACATACTACACAATGGAGAAGCAGTCAATTTAATCCGCAACAAAAATGTAACTCAAACATTTACTTCAAAACCAAATACTATGAAGTAAAATTCTTACTGCGTAGTTGTTCTGGACTTTGGAACAAAAAGAAGTGTTTTTTGGGTTGATTCCATTGGCAGCATCCTTTGATCTTTCGGAAGCAGAGCTCGGACAGTTTATGTTTGCTTCTCCATTAGTCCTCCGAGTTTGGAATGGATAAGAAATCTCAACAGAAGTTGTATCGTATATAACAACATTGAACTTTGAATTCCCTTCGTATTTGAAATCTAAATAACAACCATAATAAATAGAATAGTATTCTGCAAATTGCTGCCAATTGTTGCAAAAGAAAATTTGGCCGCCACATTTCTTGAGTTCCATATCCCACTCAAGAGCATCGGGAACGGTAATGGTAGCAACATTGTCGAGTTCATTCCCAAATCTTGTTATAAACTCATCTGGAATTCTCTGCAGTGATAAACAACTTATCTGTTACACTATAGACCACTAAACTTCAAAGTTTATGATATTTTCACAattgatttaaataattaatctcaTAAAGAGTTTCAGGTAAATTCTAAATTGAAACTATAagatttaaaattttgtaactCCAACTATAATTTATAGCCTAAAATATATTGTTGAATTCATTAATTTATACAACCTTAGAATGAAAGACACACTAACTAAACAAGCACATTTGATCATTATTATATCCTCAAAGTTTCAAGTAGAAAAATAATGATGCATAGTAACTCATATATAATAtcaaaaagagagagagagagatactATCTCTTTTGTATGATCAGGAGGAGGAAGTATGGCTTTCATAAAATGCTTTGAATCTTTCTCCGCCGCCGCCGCCGGTGACGTTGACGGAACACGTCTTCTCGGGCGAGGCTTCATTGTTTCTTTGTTGCATATGTGATATACTGGAAGGGAAATGTGTTCAAAGTTTAATAAGTAAGTTTTCAGTTTAAGTGATATATTatgtaattaaaattaaactcatCACAGTGATGTGAGGAGACACTGATGTCGATGTGATTTTCAGAAGAAAGACACCACACGATAAGgcaattatatgttttttttttatgaatgacgTAAGGTATCACCTGCTGCGTATCTTGCACCAATACTTGACAAATATTTTCAGTTACGTATTAGAAGAATATCCGATAATTATCCTACACATATATCTGCCCCGGTATTTTTCAATTAATGTCAACTAAAATTATTTAACTCTTGAGTattgatgtgttcttttttggataaaatgCTTCTTTTTTTGATCGATAAAGTATACTACGGAtggatatagtatagcactcATGTTGCTCTTTTTGAGATATATtatgtatgtaattgactaataatcactctcttaatcgtcaatattatttatatttacgtTGATGTGGTACGAGCCTATGactaatttcttttgtttgttaatatatttgtatattaaaaaaatggttataattatattgtacatttaattatataattttttttattaacgtatctcagT
It encodes:
- the LOC11405350 gene encoding B3 domain-containing protein REM8 — translated: MKPRPRRRVPSTSPAAAAEKDSKHFMKAILPPPDHTKEIRIPDEFITRFGNELDNVATITVPDALEWDMELKKCGGQIFFCNNWQQFAEYYSIYYGCYLDFKYEGNSKFNVVIYDTTSVEISYPFQTRRTNGEANINCPSSASERSKDAANGINPKNTSFCSKVQNNYAYVPGEFAKEHLKPNVPFMLQNSQKKQWEVSGALDRPGKPAMRITIGIRRFLRENKLLDGVICRFKLIKKKPVVVIQVTASHMAEKEVRESIHFKKAILPSPIYDKEIRIPENFITMFGNELENVATVTVPDGCDWEMDLKKCGEDVYFCNKEWQQFAEYYSLRYGCFLSFRYEGNSNFSVIIFDATSVEICYPLKTPSTSGETNTECPRPMKRSKVETSESPGKKVKSMSNYAYKRAEDAANAFNPKNPHFRSKITKGRHAYVPSIFASEYLKPNAPIKLLNSHREEWKVFGIEHNARSSTRKAKSPAMQITQGFSQFIRENDLSYGDCCVYELIEENPPVLEVTMFCVVDYWD